A portion of the Rhinopithecus roxellana isolate Shanxi Qingling chromosome 19, ASM756505v1, whole genome shotgun sequence genome contains these proteins:
- the LOC115894755 gene encoding cytochrome c oxidase subunit 7C, mitochondrial encodes MLGHSIRRFTTSVVRRSHYEEGPGKNLPFSVENKWALLVKMCLYFGSAFAAPFLIVRHQLLKS; translated from the coding sequence ATGTTGGGCCACAGCATCCGGAGGTTCACAACCTCTGTGGTCCGTAGGAGCCACTATGAGGAGGGCCCTGGGAAGAATTTGCCATTTTCAGTGGAAAACAAGTGGGCGTTACTAGTTAAGATGTGTTTGTACTTTGGATCTGCATTTGCTGCACCCTTCCTTATAGTAAGACACCAACTGCTTAAATCATAA